In Anser cygnoides isolate HZ-2024a breed goose chromosome 23, Taihu_goose_T2T_genome, whole genome shotgun sequence, the following are encoded in one genomic region:
- the KCNAB2 gene encoding voltage-gated potassium channel subunit beta-2 isoform X2 — translation MYPESTTDSPARLSLRQTGSPGMIYSARYGSPKRQLQFYRNLGKSGLRVSCLGLGTWVTFGGQITDEMAEQLMTLAYDNGINLFDTAEVYAAGKAEVVLGNIIKKKGWRRSSLVITTKIFWGGKAETERGLSRKHIIEGLKASLERLQLDYVDVVFANRPDPNTPMEETVRAMTHVINQGMAMYWGTSRWSSMEIMEAYSVARQFNLIPPICEQAEYHMFQREKVEVQLPELFHKIGVGAMTWSPLACGIVSGKYDGGIPPYSRASLKGYQWLKDKILSEEGRRQQAKLKELQAIAERLGCTLPQLAIAWCLRNEGVSSVLLGASNADQLMENIGAIQVLPKLSSSIVHEIDSILGNKPYSKKDYRS, via the exons ATGTATCCGGAATCGACCACTGACTCCCCGGCACGACTCTCGCTGAGGCAGACGGGCTCCCCCGGGATGATCTACAG CGCTAGGTATGGGAGCCCCAAGCGCCAGCTCCAGTTCTACAG AAATCTGGGCAAGTCTGGGCTGCGAGTGTCCTGCCTCGGCTTGG GAACATGGGTGACTTTCGGAGGGCAGATCACGGACGAG ATGGCCGAGCAGCTGATGACTTTAGCGTATGACAATGGCATTAATCTCTTCGACACAGCAGAGGTCTACGCTGCTGGCAA GGCTGAAGTTGTGCTGGGAAACATTATCAAGAAGAAGGGGTGGAG ACGATCCAGCCTGGTCATCACCACCAAAATCTTCTGGGGAGGAAA AGCAGAGACGGAGAGGGGGCTGTCCCGAAAGCACATCATAGAAG GTCTGAAGGCGTCcctggagcggctgcagctGGACTACGTGGACGTGGTGTTCGCCAACAGGCCCGACCCCAACACGCCGATGGAAG AGACGGTGCGCGCCATGACCCACGTCATCAACCAGGGGATGGCCATGTACTGGGGGACGTCGCGCTGGAGCTCCATGGAGATCATG GAGGCGTACTCGGTGGCCCGGCAGTTCAACCTGATCCCGCCGATCTGCGAGCAGGCCGAGTACCACATGTTCCAGCGGGAGAAGGTGGAGGTGCAGCTGCCCGAGCTCTTCCACAAGATAG gcGTCGGCGCCATGACCTGGTCCCCGCTGGCCTGCGGCATCGTCTCAGGGAAGTACGACGGCGGCATCCCCCCCTACTCCCGGGCATCGCTGAAG GGGTACCAGTGGCTGAAGGACAAGATCCTGAGCGAGGAGGGCCGGCGGCAGCAGGCCaagctgaaggagctgcaggccaTCGCCGAGCGCCTGGGCTGCACGCTGCCCCAGCTCGCCATCG cctgGTGTCTGCGGAACGAGGGCGTCAGCTCCGTCCTGCTGGGTGCCTCCAACGCGGACCAGCTGATGGAGAACATCGGAGCAATACAG GTTCTTCCAAAGCTGTCGTCTTCCATCGTCCACGAGATCGACAGCATCCTGGGCAATAAACCCTACAGCAAGAAGGACTACAGATCCTAA
- the KCNAB2 gene encoding voltage-gated potassium channel subunit beta-2 isoform X4 yields the protein MYPESTTDSPARLSLRQTGSPGMIYRNLGKSGLRVSCLGLGTWVTFGGQITDEMAEQLMTLAYDNGINLFDTAEVYAAGKAEVVLGNIIKKKGWRRSSLVITTKIFWGGKAETERGLSRKHIIEGLKASLERLQLDYVDVVFANRPDPNTPMEETVRAMTHVINQGMAMYWGTSRWSSMEIMEAYSVARQFNLIPPICEQAEYHMFQREKVEVQLPELFHKIGVGAMTWSPLACGIVSGKYDGGIPPYSRASLKGYQWLKDKILSEEGRRQQAKLKELQAIAERLGCTLPQLAIAWCLRNEGVSSVLLGASNADQLMENIGAIQVLPKLSSSIVHEIDSILGNKPYSKKDYRS from the exons ATGTATCCGGAATCGACCACTGACTCCCCGGCACGACTCTCGCTGAGGCAGACGGGCTCCCCCGGGATGATCTACAG AAATCTGGGCAAGTCTGGGCTGCGAGTGTCCTGCCTCGGCTTGG GAACATGGGTGACTTTCGGAGGGCAGATCACGGACGAG ATGGCCGAGCAGCTGATGACTTTAGCGTATGACAATGGCATTAATCTCTTCGACACAGCAGAGGTCTACGCTGCTGGCAA GGCTGAAGTTGTGCTGGGAAACATTATCAAGAAGAAGGGGTGGAG ACGATCCAGCCTGGTCATCACCACCAAAATCTTCTGGGGAGGAAA AGCAGAGACGGAGAGGGGGCTGTCCCGAAAGCACATCATAGAAG GTCTGAAGGCGTCcctggagcggctgcagctGGACTACGTGGACGTGGTGTTCGCCAACAGGCCCGACCCCAACACGCCGATGGAAG AGACGGTGCGCGCCATGACCCACGTCATCAACCAGGGGATGGCCATGTACTGGGGGACGTCGCGCTGGAGCTCCATGGAGATCATG GAGGCGTACTCGGTGGCCCGGCAGTTCAACCTGATCCCGCCGATCTGCGAGCAGGCCGAGTACCACATGTTCCAGCGGGAGAAGGTGGAGGTGCAGCTGCCCGAGCTCTTCCACAAGATAG gcGTCGGCGCCATGACCTGGTCCCCGCTGGCCTGCGGCATCGTCTCAGGGAAGTACGACGGCGGCATCCCCCCCTACTCCCGGGCATCGCTGAAG GGGTACCAGTGGCTGAAGGACAAGATCCTGAGCGAGGAGGGCCGGCGGCAGCAGGCCaagctgaaggagctgcaggccaTCGCCGAGCGCCTGGGCTGCACGCTGCCCCAGCTCGCCATCG cctgGTGTCTGCGGAACGAGGGCGTCAGCTCCGTCCTGCTGGGTGCCTCCAACGCGGACCAGCTGATGGAGAACATCGGAGCAATACAG GTTCTTCCAAAGCTGTCGTCTTCCATCGTCCACGAGATCGACAGCATCCTGGGCAATAAACCCTACAGCAAGAAGGACTACAGATCCTAA
- the KCNAB2 gene encoding voltage-gated potassium channel subunit beta-2 isoform X6 — translation MQVSFVCSEHSIKSRSAEDRLNRQNASSPSLGTRSKFRAVAMVARSLGQLSVQNAPSSSESSVKQPGMKYRNLGKSGLRVSCLGLGTWVTFGGQITDEMAEQLMTLAYDNGINLFDTAEVYAAGKAEVVLGNIIKKKGWRRSSLVITTKIFWGGKAETERGLSRKHIIEGLKASLERLQLDYVDVVFANRPDPNTPMEGDPFSSSKSRTFIIEETVRAMTHVINQGMAMYWGTSRWSSMEIMEAYSVARQFNLIPPICEQAEYHMFQREKVEVQLPELFHKIGVGAMTWSPLACGIVSGKYDGGIPPYSRASLKGYQWLKDKILSEEGRRQQAKLKELQAIAERLGCTLPQLAIAWCLRNEGVSSVLLGASNADQLMENIGAIQVLPKLSSSIVHEIDSILGNKPYSKKDYRS, via the exons ATGCAGGTCTCCTTTGTGTGCTCTGAGCACAGCATAAAGAGCCGGAGCGCGGAGGACCGGCTGAACCGGCAGAatgccagcagccccagcctcgGCACGCGCAGCAAATTCCGGGCAGTGGCCATGGTCGCCCGGAGCCTGGGGCAGCTCTCGGTGCAGAACGCCCCGTCGTCCAGCGAATCCAGCGTGAAGCAGCCGGGGATGAAATACAG AAATCTGGGCAAGTCTGGGCTGCGAGTGTCCTGCCTCGGCTTGG GAACATGGGTGACTTTCGGAGGGCAGATCACGGACGAG ATGGCCGAGCAGCTGATGACTTTAGCGTATGACAATGGCATTAATCTCTTCGACACAGCAGAGGTCTACGCTGCTGGCAA GGCTGAAGTTGTGCTGGGAAACATTATCAAGAAGAAGGGGTGGAG ACGATCCAGCCTGGTCATCACCACCAAAATCTTCTGGGGAGGAAA AGCAGAGACGGAGAGGGGGCTGTCCCGAAAGCACATCATAGAAG GTCTGAAGGCGTCcctggagcggctgcagctGGACTACGTGGACGTGGTGTTCGCCAACAGGCCCGACCCCAACACGCCGATGGAAG GGGACCCATTTAGTTCTTCCAAGTCAAGAACATTCATCATAGAAG AGACGGTGCGCGCCATGACCCACGTCATCAACCAGGGGATGGCCATGTACTGGGGGACGTCGCGCTGGAGCTCCATGGAGATCATG GAGGCGTACTCGGTGGCCCGGCAGTTCAACCTGATCCCGCCGATCTGCGAGCAGGCCGAGTACCACATGTTCCAGCGGGAGAAGGTGGAGGTGCAGCTGCCCGAGCTCTTCCACAAGATAG gcGTCGGCGCCATGACCTGGTCCCCGCTGGCCTGCGGCATCGTCTCAGGGAAGTACGACGGCGGCATCCCCCCCTACTCCCGGGCATCGCTGAAG GGGTACCAGTGGCTGAAGGACAAGATCCTGAGCGAGGAGGGCCGGCGGCAGCAGGCCaagctgaaggagctgcaggccaTCGCCGAGCGCCTGGGCTGCACGCTGCCCCAGCTCGCCATCG cctgGTGTCTGCGGAACGAGGGCGTCAGCTCCGTCCTGCTGGGTGCCTCCAACGCGGACCAGCTGATGGAGAACATCGGAGCAATACAG GTTCTTCCAAAGCTGTCGTCTTCCATCGTCCACGAGATCGACAGCATCCTGGGCAATAAACCCTACAGCAAGAAGGACTACAGATCCTAA
- the KCNAB2 gene encoding voltage-gated potassium channel subunit beta-2 isoform X3, with amino-acid sequence MYPESTTDSPARLSLRQTGSPGMIYRYGSPKRQLQFYRNLGKSGLRVSCLGLGTWVTFGGQITDEMAEQLMTLAYDNGINLFDTAEVYAAGKAEVVLGNIIKKKGWRRSSLVITTKIFWGGKAETERGLSRKHIIEGLKASLERLQLDYVDVVFANRPDPNTPMEETVRAMTHVINQGMAMYWGTSRWSSMEIMEAYSVARQFNLIPPICEQAEYHMFQREKVEVQLPELFHKIGVGAMTWSPLACGIVSGKYDGGIPPYSRASLKGYQWLKDKILSEEGRRQQAKLKELQAIAERLGCTLPQLAIAWCLRNEGVSSVLLGASNADQLMENIGAIQVLPKLSSSIVHEIDSILGNKPYSKKDYRS; translated from the exons ATGTATCCGGAATCGACCACTGACTCCCCGGCACGACTCTCGCTGAGGCAGACGGGCTCCCCCGGGATGATCTACAG GTATGGGAGCCCCAAGCGCCAGCTCCAGTTCTACAG AAATCTGGGCAAGTCTGGGCTGCGAGTGTCCTGCCTCGGCTTGG GAACATGGGTGACTTTCGGAGGGCAGATCACGGACGAG ATGGCCGAGCAGCTGATGACTTTAGCGTATGACAATGGCATTAATCTCTTCGACACAGCAGAGGTCTACGCTGCTGGCAA GGCTGAAGTTGTGCTGGGAAACATTATCAAGAAGAAGGGGTGGAG ACGATCCAGCCTGGTCATCACCACCAAAATCTTCTGGGGAGGAAA AGCAGAGACGGAGAGGGGGCTGTCCCGAAAGCACATCATAGAAG GTCTGAAGGCGTCcctggagcggctgcagctGGACTACGTGGACGTGGTGTTCGCCAACAGGCCCGACCCCAACACGCCGATGGAAG AGACGGTGCGCGCCATGACCCACGTCATCAACCAGGGGATGGCCATGTACTGGGGGACGTCGCGCTGGAGCTCCATGGAGATCATG GAGGCGTACTCGGTGGCCCGGCAGTTCAACCTGATCCCGCCGATCTGCGAGCAGGCCGAGTACCACATGTTCCAGCGGGAGAAGGTGGAGGTGCAGCTGCCCGAGCTCTTCCACAAGATAG gcGTCGGCGCCATGACCTGGTCCCCGCTGGCCTGCGGCATCGTCTCAGGGAAGTACGACGGCGGCATCCCCCCCTACTCCCGGGCATCGCTGAAG GGGTACCAGTGGCTGAAGGACAAGATCCTGAGCGAGGAGGGCCGGCGGCAGCAGGCCaagctgaaggagctgcaggccaTCGCCGAGCGCCTGGGCTGCACGCTGCCCCAGCTCGCCATCG cctgGTGTCTGCGGAACGAGGGCGTCAGCTCCGTCCTGCTGGGTGCCTCCAACGCGGACCAGCTGATGGAGAACATCGGAGCAATACAG GTTCTTCCAAAGCTGTCGTCTTCCATCGTCCACGAGATCGACAGCATCCTGGGCAATAAACCCTACAGCAAGAAGGACTACAGATCCTAA
- the KCNAB2 gene encoding voltage-gated potassium channel subunit beta-2 isoform X1, with protein MQVSFVCSEHSIKSRSAEDRLNRQNASSPSLGTRSKFRAVAMVARSLGQLSVQNAPSSSESSVKQPGMKYRNLGKSGLRVSCLGLGTWVTFGGQITDEMAEQLMTLAYDNGINLFDTAEVYAAGKAEVVLGNIIKKKGWRRSSLVITTKIFWGGKAETERGLSRKHIIEGLKASLERLQLDYVDVVFANRPDPNTPMEETVRAMTHVINQGMAMYWGTSRWSSMEIMEAYSVARQFNLIPPICEQAEYHMFQREKVEVQLPELFHKIGVGAMTWSPLACGIVSGKYDGGIPPYSRASLKGYQWLKDKILSEEGRRQQAKLKELQAIAERLGCTLPQLAIAWCLRNEGVSSVLLGASNADQLMENIGAIQVLPKLSSSIVHEIDSILGNKPYSKKDYRS; from the exons ATGCAGGTCTCCTTTGTGTGCTCTGAGCACAGCATAAAGAGCCGGAGCGCGGAGGACCGGCTGAACCGGCAGAatgccagcagccccagcctcgGCACGCGCAGCAAATTCCGGGCAGTGGCCATGGTCGCCCGGAGCCTGGGGCAGCTCTCGGTGCAGAACGCCCCGTCGTCCAGCGAATCCAGCGTGAAGCAGCCGGGGATGAAATACAG AAATCTGGGCAAGTCTGGGCTGCGAGTGTCCTGCCTCGGCTTGG GAACATGGGTGACTTTCGGAGGGCAGATCACGGACGAG ATGGCCGAGCAGCTGATGACTTTAGCGTATGACAATGGCATTAATCTCTTCGACACAGCAGAGGTCTACGCTGCTGGCAA GGCTGAAGTTGTGCTGGGAAACATTATCAAGAAGAAGGGGTGGAG ACGATCCAGCCTGGTCATCACCACCAAAATCTTCTGGGGAGGAAA AGCAGAGACGGAGAGGGGGCTGTCCCGAAAGCACATCATAGAAG GTCTGAAGGCGTCcctggagcggctgcagctGGACTACGTGGACGTGGTGTTCGCCAACAGGCCCGACCCCAACACGCCGATGGAAG AGACGGTGCGCGCCATGACCCACGTCATCAACCAGGGGATGGCCATGTACTGGGGGACGTCGCGCTGGAGCTCCATGGAGATCATG GAGGCGTACTCGGTGGCCCGGCAGTTCAACCTGATCCCGCCGATCTGCGAGCAGGCCGAGTACCACATGTTCCAGCGGGAGAAGGTGGAGGTGCAGCTGCCCGAGCTCTTCCACAAGATAG gcGTCGGCGCCATGACCTGGTCCCCGCTGGCCTGCGGCATCGTCTCAGGGAAGTACGACGGCGGCATCCCCCCCTACTCCCGGGCATCGCTGAAG GGGTACCAGTGGCTGAAGGACAAGATCCTGAGCGAGGAGGGCCGGCGGCAGCAGGCCaagctgaaggagctgcaggccaTCGCCGAGCGCCTGGGCTGCACGCTGCCCCAGCTCGCCATCG cctgGTGTCTGCGGAACGAGGGCGTCAGCTCCGTCCTGCTGGGTGCCTCCAACGCGGACCAGCTGATGGAGAACATCGGAGCAATACAG GTTCTTCCAAAGCTGTCGTCTTCCATCGTCCACGAGATCGACAGCATCCTGGGCAATAAACCCTACAGCAAGAAGGACTACAGATCCTAA
- the KCNAB2 gene encoding voltage-gated potassium channel subunit beta-2 isoform X5 — protein MYPESTTDSPARLSLRQTGSPGMIYSARYGSPKRQLQFYRNLGKSGLRVSCLGLGTWVTFGGQITDEMAEQLMTLAYDNGINLFDTAEVYAAGKAEVVLGNIIKKKGWRRSSLVITTKIFWGGKAETERGLSRKHIIEGLKASLERLQLDYVDVVFANRPDPNTPMEGDPFSSSKSRTFIIEGTSYPQSEPQRHFMGQNPHLSLILIPPPPNNPLHKMRKGKQQQQPNKNTPPAPENILQVKEQSKQLVAPLPVASSHPSPLPVHGCGPACCRWKRCFSPVPRGSERTGSAGRVLGSGASVPGGARHGPCCRGFQVSFLDSGGSSPLRGREHGGWRGAARRHC, from the exons ATGTATCCGGAATCGACCACTGACTCCCCGGCACGACTCTCGCTGAGGCAGACGGGCTCCCCCGGGATGATCTACAG CGCTAGGTATGGGAGCCCCAAGCGCCAGCTCCAGTTCTACAG AAATCTGGGCAAGTCTGGGCTGCGAGTGTCCTGCCTCGGCTTGG GAACATGGGTGACTTTCGGAGGGCAGATCACGGACGAG ATGGCCGAGCAGCTGATGACTTTAGCGTATGACAATGGCATTAATCTCTTCGACACAGCAGAGGTCTACGCTGCTGGCAA GGCTGAAGTTGTGCTGGGAAACATTATCAAGAAGAAGGGGTGGAG ACGATCCAGCCTGGTCATCACCACCAAAATCTTCTGGGGAGGAAA AGCAGAGACGGAGAGGGGGCTGTCCCGAAAGCACATCATAGAAG GTCTGAAGGCGTCcctggagcggctgcagctGGACTACGTGGACGTGGTGTTCGCCAACAGGCCCGACCCCAACACGCCGATGGAAG GGGACCCATTTAGTTCTTCCAAGTCAAGAACATTCATCATAGAAGGTACATCGTACCCGCAGTCTGAACCCCAGCGGCATTTTATGGGACAGAACCCGCACttgtctttaattttaattcctcCCCCCCCGAACAATCCTCTCCATAAAATGcgcaaaggaaaacagcagcaacagccaAACAAAAATACACCCCCTGCCCCCGAGAACATCTTGCAAGTAAAGgaacaaagcaaacagctgGTGGCTCCCCTCCCCGTTGCCTCATCTCACCCCAGTCCTCTCCCCGTGCATGGCTGCGGTCCGGCGTGCTGCCGCTGGAAGCGCTGCTTTAGCCCTGTGCCGCGGGGCTCAGAGCGCACGGGGAGCGCCGGGAGAGTGCTCGGGAGCGGGGCGAGCGTGCCAGGGGGAGCACGGCACGGTCCTTGTTGCAGGGGATTTCAAGTATCATTCCTAGATTCAGGGGGTTCAAGTCCCCTGCGTGGCAGGGAGCACGGAGGCTGGCGGGGAGCTGCAAGGCGCCACTGTTAG